Proteins from a single region of Pseudodesulfovibrio portus:
- a CDS encoding UbiA family prenyltransferase, with protein MSNDLIRLIRPRVSLAVAAGTLFGALYHGTGGLAPWFASAGAFLLCSGCSVLNQVQERDRDRRMERTMDRPLASGQMPVRRGGVLAVALALAGLGLFFQTGGWPLLALGLGIVLVYNGIYTPLKPVTPLALLAGGFAGAVPPLAGWLAVGGSAGDPRILSVTTIFYLWQVPHFWLLAEKHRRDYERAGFALLHAALPEGFRHRLMGVWVGAYFVGLGCLAWLAGAGALRLVVPPGMMLVGGLAVGCAVTRRWRFASAAMHASLPMGLLPLLMNGT; from the coding sequence GTGAGCAACGACCTGATCCGGCTCATCCGACCCCGCGTCAGCCTGGCCGTGGCCGCCGGGACCCTGTTCGGCGCGCTCTATCACGGCACCGGAGGGCTTGCGCCCTGGTTCGCGTCGGCGGGAGCTTTCCTGCTCTGTTCCGGCTGCTCCGTCCTGAATCAGGTTCAGGAACGCGATCGGGACCGGCGCATGGAACGGACCATGGACCGCCCGCTGGCAAGCGGGCAAATGCCGGTGCGCAGGGGCGGCGTCCTGGCCGTCGCCCTGGCCCTGGCCGGATTGGGCCTGTTTTTCCAAACCGGCGGCTGGCCGTTGCTGGCGCTTGGTTTGGGGATCGTTCTCGTCTACAATGGAATTTACACCCCGCTCAAGCCGGTGACCCCCCTGGCCCTGCTGGCGGGCGGATTCGCCGGGGCCGTGCCGCCCCTTGCAGGCTGGTTGGCCGTTGGCGGGAGTGCGGGCGACCCGCGCATCCTGTCGGTGACCACCATCTTCTATCTCTGGCAGGTGCCACATTTCTGGCTGCTGGCCGAGAAGCACCGTCGGGATTACGAGCGGGCCGGGTTCGCCTTGCTCCACGCGGCCCTGCCCGAAGGCTTCCGGCATCGTCTCATGGGCGTCTGGGTGGGGGCGTATTTCGTGGGGCTTGGCTGTCTGGCCTGGCTGGCCGGGGCCGGGGCCCTGCGTCTTGTGGTGCCGCCCGGGATGATGCTGGTCGGCGGACTGGCCGTGGGCTGCGCCGTGACCCGGCGTTGGCGGTTCGCTTCGGCGGCCATGCATGCGTCGTTGCCCATGGGGCTGCTGCCCCTTTTGATGAACGGAACATGA
- a CDS encoding DUF4079 family protein: MMLWIHPILQSAALLLGTYVLYMGYCRFCFQHLGKKAVFNWKRHVFLGKVAVWLWLAGLVFGIYATRMSWGTLGLTGAHYTIGLAMLPFLAVSLITGYMLQKPSGKRPRLALTHGSANAILYLMALFQTWSGIEAVRLLLLE; encoded by the coding sequence ATGATGCTCTGGATACACCCGATACTGCAATCCGCGGCCCTGCTCCTGGGGACCTATGTCCTGTACATGGGATACTGCCGGTTCTGCTTCCAACATCTCGGGAAGAAGGCGGTCTTCAACTGGAAACGGCACGTCTTCCTGGGCAAGGTCGCGGTCTGGCTCTGGCTGGCGGGGTTGGTGTTCGGCATTTACGCCACCCGGATGTCCTGGGGGACCCTTGGGCTGACCGGGGCCCATTACACCATCGGCCTGGCCATGCTGCCGTTTCTCGCGGTCAGCCTGATCACCGGCTACATGCTGCAGAAACCCAGCGGCAAGCGGCCGAGGCTGGCCCTGACCCACGGTTCGGCCAACGCCATCCTCTATCTCATGGCCCTGTTCCAGACATGGTCCGGCATCGAGGCGGTCCGGCTGTTGCTGCTGGAATGA
- a CDS encoding ATP-binding cassette domain-containing protein, with amino-acid sequence MGQTPLVEMRHISKRFGGVHAVKNVTIDLMPGEVVGVVGHNGAGKTVLMKALSGAIPADEGTILINGEKAIIKQPRDARKYGIECIYQTLALSDNLDAPANLFLGRELMTKYGTLDDDRMENEAREIIHRLNPNFTNIKDPVRNMSGGQRQSVAIARAIYFNAKILIMDEPTAALGPHETAMVAELIKQLKSEGIGIFLISHDLHDVFDLADRISVIKNGKLVGTRRTCDVTKDEVLGMIILGKNPEPKAA; translated from the coding sequence ATGGGTCAGACACCACTTGTTGAAATGCGCCACATATCCAAGCGATTCGGCGGCGTGCACGCGGTCAAGAACGTGACCATCGACCTCATGCCCGGCGAAGTGGTCGGCGTGGTGGGGCACAACGGCGCGGGCAAGACCGTGCTCATGAAGGCATTGTCCGGGGCCATTCCCGCCGACGAGGGCACCATCCTCATCAACGGCGAGAAGGCGATCATCAAGCAGCCGCGGGACGCGCGCAAGTACGGCATCGAGTGCATCTACCAGACCCTCGCCCTGTCGGACAACCTGGACGCACCGGCCAACCTCTTCCTGGGCCGCGAGTTGATGACCAAATACGGCACCCTCGACGACGACCGCATGGAGAACGAGGCGCGGGAGATCATCCACCGCCTCAACCCTAACTTCACCAACATCAAGGACCCGGTACGCAACATGTCCGGCGGCCAGCGCCAGTCCGTGGCCATTGCCCGGGCCATCTACTTCAACGCCAAGATACTGATCATGGACGAGCCCACGGCGGCATTGGGCCCGCACGAGACCGCCATGGTGGCCGAGCTGATCAAGCAGCTCAAGAGCGAGGGCATCGGCATCTTCCTCATCTCCCACGACCTGCACGACGTGTTCGACCTGGCCGACCGGATCTCCGTGATCAAGAACGGCAAGCTCGTGGGCACCCGGCGCACCTGCGACGTGACCAAGGACGAGGTCCTCGGCATGATCATCCTGGGCAAGAACCCGGAGCCGAAAGCCGCGTAA
- a CDS encoding sugar ABC transporter permease — protein MKPQAQESKLSLFERFCHELEIDTRMLAMIGALLVIWITLNIFTDGIFFTARNMYNLAVQTSVVGIMATGMVLVIVARHIDLSVGSVMGFTGMAIAFLQVHVFTLGAAWNWPTTVLCGLLLGALIGLWQGWWIAFRGVPAFVVTLGGLLVFRGAAYLVTDGRTVAPMDKTYQLLGGGIDGSIGATGSWIFGIVCIALLVMGTFRGRSRCLRYGCKPKAWWAEILILTVSIGFICGFVMVMNSYYKPRTEIPRGIPIPVLILIGVVFAMTLLAKVTKFGRYVFAIGGNPEAAELSGINVPRVTMYIFGVMGLLCGVAAVITTARLNAGANSMGMMAELNVIAAAVIGGTSLAGGVGSIVGAILGALIMQSLESGMVLLGVSSAMRQVVIGLVLIVAVWFDVVYNKNRR, from the coding sequence ATGAAACCCCAAGCACAAGAGAGCAAACTCTCCCTTTTCGAGCGGTTCTGCCACGAACTCGAAATCGACACCCGCATGCTCGCCATGATCGGCGCGCTGCTCGTCATCTGGATCACACTCAATATTTTCACCGACGGGATCTTCTTCACGGCCCGGAACATGTACAACCTGGCCGTGCAGACCTCTGTGGTCGGCATCATGGCCACGGGCATGGTGCTGGTCATCGTGGCCCGGCACATCGACCTCTCCGTGGGCTCGGTAATGGGCTTCACCGGCATGGCCATCGCCTTTCTGCAGGTCCACGTCTTCACACTGGGCGCGGCCTGGAACTGGCCGACCACGGTCCTTTGCGGCCTGCTCCTCGGCGCGCTGATCGGCCTGTGGCAGGGATGGTGGATCGCCTTTCGCGGCGTGCCCGCCTTCGTGGTCACCCTGGGCGGGCTCCTCGTCTTCCGCGGGGCGGCCTACCTGGTGACGGACGGCCGCACGGTCGCGCCCATGGACAAGACCTACCAGCTCCTGGGCGGCGGCATCGACGGCTCCATCGGGGCCACGGGCAGCTGGATTTTCGGCATCGTCTGCATCGCACTGCTCGTCATGGGCACCTTCAGGGGACGCTCACGGTGTCTGCGATACGGCTGCAAGCCCAAGGCATGGTGGGCGGAAATCCTGATCCTGACCGTGTCCATCGGCTTCATCTGCGGCTTCGTCATGGTCATGAACTCCTACTACAAGCCGCGCACCGAGATTCCGCGCGGCATCCCCATCCCGGTGCTCATCCTCATCGGCGTGGTCTTCGCCATGACCCTGCTGGCCAAGGTCACCAAGTTCGGCCGCTACGTGTTCGCCATCGGCGGCAACCCGGAGGCGGCGGAACTGTCCGGCATCAACGTGCCCCGCGTGACCATGTACATCTTCGGCGTCATGGGGCTGCTCTGCGGAGTGGCGGCGGTCATCACCACGGCCCGGCTCAACGCGGGCGCGAACTCCATGGGCATGATGGCCGAACTCAACGTCATCGCGGCGGCGGTCATCGGCGGCACATCCCTGGCGGGCGGCGTCGGTTCCATCGTCGGAGCCATCCTCGGCGCGCTGATCATGCAGTCGCTGGAGTCGGGCATGGTCCTGCTCGGCGTGTCCAGCGCCATGCGGCAGGTGGTCATCGGACTGGTCCTCATCGTGGCCGTCTGGTTCGACGTGGTCTACAACAAGAACAGGAGATAG
- the xylF gene encoding D-xylose ABC transporter substrate-binding protein encodes MFKRLALLTVAAVMILAFGTSAVAKDLIVGVSWSNFQEERWKTDEAAIKGQLEKMGAKYIMADAQASAEKQIADIENLIARGANALIVLAWDADAVLPAVAKAEAEGLPVVGYDRLIEKTGVFYLTFDNKEVGRMQARAVFAVKPEGNYAFIKGAPTDPNAEFLYEGQLEVLDEAIKAGKIKNVAAQGTEGWKPEVAQRNMEQILTAANNKIDAVVASNDGTAGGVVAALTAQGMEGITPVSGQDGDHAALNRVARGTQTVSVWKDARELGKAAAKIAVELASGKKPEGTIKWSGGAKGIEMDAILLAPVPVTKDNLNVVVDAGWISKDVLCQGVEGQCP; translated from the coding sequence ATGTTTAAACGTCTTGCTCTGCTGACGGTTGCAGCCGTCATGATCCTTGCCTTCGGCACCAGCGCCGTGGCCAAGGACCTGATTGTCGGTGTGTCCTGGTCCAATTTCCAGGAAGAACGTTGGAAGACCGATGAAGCGGCCATCAAGGGCCAGCTCGAAAAAATGGGCGCCAAGTACATCATGGCCGACGCCCAGGCCTCCGCTGAAAAGCAGATCGCCGACATCGAGAACCTGATCGCCCGCGGCGCCAACGCCCTGATCGTGCTGGCCTGGGACGCCGATGCCGTCCTGCCCGCGGTCGCCAAGGCCGAGGCCGAAGGGTTGCCCGTGGTCGGCTACGACCGCCTCATCGAAAAAACCGGTGTCTTCTACCTGACCTTCGACAACAAGGAAGTGGGCCGCATGCAGGCCCGCGCCGTGTTCGCCGTGAAACCCGAAGGCAACTACGCCTTCATCAAGGGCGCGCCCACCGATCCCAACGCCGAATTCCTGTATGAAGGCCAGTTGGAAGTCCTGGACGAGGCCATCAAGGCCGGCAAGATCAAAAACGTGGCCGCACAGGGCACCGAAGGCTGGAAGCCCGAAGTCGCCCAGCGCAACATGGAACAGATCCTGACCGCCGCCAACAACAAGATCGACGCGGTCGTGGCCTCCAATGACGGCACCGCCGGCGGCGTCGTTGCCGCCCTGACCGCTCAGGGCATGGAAGGCATCACCCCGGTCTCCGGCCAGGACGGCGACCATGCCGCCCTGAACCGCGTTGCCCGCGGCACTCAGACCGTCTCCGTATGGAAAGACGCCCGCGAACTGGGCAAGGCTGCGGCAAAGATCGCCGTGGAACTGGCCAGCGGCAAGAAACCCGAAGGCACCATCAAGTGGTCCGGCGGCGCCAAGGGCATCGAGATGGACGCCATCCTTCTCGCCCCTGTCCCCGTCACCAAGGACAACCTGAACGTCGTCGTGGACGCAGGCTGGATCTCCAAGGACGTCCTCTGCCAGGGCGTCGAGGGCCAGTGCCCGTAG
- a CDS encoding ROK family transcriptional regulator has protein sequence MKAANRDFTRAMNQFNILNTIREVGRISRVEIAEKTGQSRASVTNITAAMIREGIIREEPCRCTPSRGRKRIMLVLNPEAAYVVGVKISAFQVSFAVVDFIGDVKSSLVMPIRVSERDEETVADFIEDGVRHCVEDARLSMEDISGCGIGVSGFVDSAAGKCLWTPLKDGTSHIRSMVARRLGVDTYIENDANSVTVASQWFGQGKGIDNFLVVTVEHGVGMGIVVDGKLYRGATGIGAEFGHVVLVPDGEPCRCGKRGCVEAYACDGNILRRARGVLSRRRGGKLDLDRLTIEDVTRMAKDGDAGLRRIFREGGTILGQGIAGLIQIFNPERVIVTGEGVRAGDLVFGPMRRAVKKYLNKEQAAVTRIVVQEWNDFDWARGAAGFVLSELYKSPLDRTRLAK, from the coding sequence ATGAAGGCTGCCAATCGTGATTTCACCCGCGCCATGAACCAGTTCAACATATTGAACACCATTCGTGAGGTCGGCCGCATATCCAGGGTGGAAATTGCCGAAAAAACCGGCCAGAGCCGGGCGTCCGTAACCAATATCACCGCCGCCATGATCCGCGAGGGCATCATCCGCGAGGAGCCGTGCCGGTGCACGCCGTCGCGCGGGCGCAAGCGGATCATGCTGGTGCTCAACCCCGAGGCCGCCTACGTGGTCGGCGTCAAGATTTCCGCCTTCCAGGTCAGTTTCGCGGTGGTGGACTTTATCGGCGACGTCAAATCTTCTCTGGTCATGCCCATCCGCGTCAGCGAGCGTGACGAGGAGACGGTGGCCGACTTCATCGAGGACGGCGTTCGCCATTGCGTGGAAGATGCCAGGCTGAGCATGGAGGACATATCCGGCTGCGGCATCGGGGTGTCCGGGTTCGTGGACTCGGCGGCGGGAAAATGTCTGTGGACGCCGCTCAAGGATGGAACCAGCCACATCCGCAGCATGGTCGCCCGGCGGCTGGGCGTTGACACCTACATCGAGAACGACGCCAACTCCGTGACCGTGGCCTCCCAGTGGTTCGGCCAGGGCAAGGGGATCGACAACTTTCTGGTGGTCACCGTGGAGCACGGCGTGGGCATGGGCATCGTTGTGGACGGCAAGCTGTATCGCGGCGCCACGGGCATCGGCGCGGAGTTCGGCCATGTGGTCCTGGTGCCCGACGGCGAGCCCTGCCGGTGCGGCAAGCGGGGGTGCGTGGAGGCGTACGCCTGCGACGGCAACATCCTGCGGCGGGCCAGGGGGGTCCTGTCCCGGCGGCGTGGCGGCAAGCTCGATCTCGACCGGCTGACCATCGAGGACGTGACCCGGATGGCCAAGGACGGCGATGCGGGCTTGCGCAGGATTTTCCGGGAGGGAGGGACCATCCTCGGCCAGGGCATTGCCGGGCTGATCCAGATTTTCAACCCGGAACGGGTCATCGTCACCGGTGAGGGCGTGCGCGCCGGGGACCTGGTCTTCGGTCCCATGCGCCGGGCCGTGAAGAAATATCTCAACAAGGAACAGGCCGCAGTGACCCGGATCGTCGTCCAGGAATGGAACGACTTCGACTGGGCGCGCGGGGCCGCCGGGTTTGTCCTGAGCGAGCTGTACAAGTCGCCGTTGGACAGGACCCGCCTTGCAAAATGA